A part of Cryptococcus gattii WM276 chromosome G, complete sequence genomic DNA contains:
- a CDS encoding uncharacterized protein (Similar to TIGR gene model, INSD accession AAW44619.1) codes for MPIRTLVTANSNHLRLCLLTTPVQRRSITQFASRSNSKQLQKSDKMVMGDTERLSDVTKLSAHVTRILGQNPGLMTLQGTNSYLLQPPSNPHAPLILVDTSSPHTAAQYVDLLLVHLHHLALESGVRETHFESSAAQAFLRNFKEERRDEVKKIIREKREAEPRADELGLTEYGPGSTWVKGYEGKTGIRKLPSIEHIVLTHRHLDHVGALPLLLKTLKENGCPPPKLWKLPSPDEAELNRSERDRPTSDSSIWQSLPPGAYTPLSPLQPFHPILPGLMISIIDPQYRHLLKHDENGKAKWNEVPEIARVSVRCLKTPGHTADSISLVLTEGEKGVFTGDTVLGQGTTHFTDLSTYMTSLRTLLALKPRVLYPAHGPHIPSQEASISHIQTYIAHRQKREDEIVATLKRFSPSLDVGGGGESIADALITLKKDIHEKKEAENKAKGPLMLDKQNAVPLPDFDEERKALKQIDVSKGVSMSVIARILYKSEDERLLFAAAKNVNAHLDKLIKEGKVRKDRVRMCRLIGDEIGDVEEMDAWEWIGEKGKSD; via the exons ATGCCGATCCGCACACTGGTCACTGCAAACAGCAACCATCTCCGCCTCTGTCTCTTGACCACTCCAGTCCAGAGGAGGTCCATAACACAATTTGCTTCGCGATCGAACAGCAAACAGCTGCAGAAAAGTGACAAAATGGTCATGGGAGATACAGAGAGATTGAGCGATGTGACCAAG CTATCCGCCCATGTTACTCGTATCTTGGGTCAGAATCCGGGCCTGATGACACTTCAAGGCACAAACTCCTACCTTTTGCAGCCCCCTTCGAACCCCCATGCACCTCTCATTCTGGTAGACACTTCATCACCACACACAGCAGCGCAGTATGTCGACTTGCTCCTTGTACACTTACACCATCTGGCTCTTGAATCAGGAGTACGTGAGACCCATTTTGAATCCTCTGCCGCCCAGGCCTTTTTGAGAAACTTCAAGGAAGAGAGACGAGATGAAGTAAAGAAAATTATCAGGGAGAAACGGGAAGCTGAACCAAGGGCGGATGAGCTCGGCTTGACAGAGTACGGTCCAGGAAGTACATGGGTCAAAGGGTACGAAGGGAAGACTGGAATACGCAAGCTACCCAGCATTGAGCATATCGTCCTTACACATCGACATTTGGATCATGTTGGTGCATTgcctcttctcctcaaGACTCTCAAGGAAAATGGATGTCCCCCTCCCAAATTGTGGAAACTCCCTTCACCCGACGAAGCCGAGCTCAATAGGTCAGAGCGAGATCGTCCCACCTCGGACTCATCCATCTGGCAATCTCTACCTCCTGGGGCATACACACCTCTCTCACCACTGCAACCTTTTCACCCTATCCTACCAGGGCTTATGATATCTATTATCGATCCGCAGTACAGGCATCTGTTAAAGCATGACGAGAATGGCAAAGCAAAATGGAATGAAGTGCCCGAAATTGCTAGAGTCTCGGTGAGATGCTTGAAAACCCCAGGACATACAGCCGATTCGATCAGTTTGGTGTTGACCgagggagagaaaggaGTCTTCACGGGGGATACAGTGTTAGGCCAAGGCACGACACATTTCACCGATCTCTCGACCT ATATGACCTCGCTTCGGACTTTGCTCGCCCTTAAACCCAGGGTTCTGTATCCAGCACATGGGCCTCATATCCCTTCACAAGAGGCGTCCATCTCCCATATCCAGACTTATATCGCACATCGGCAGAAACGAGAGGATGAGATTGTGGCTACGTTGAAGCGCTTCTCCCCGTCCCTCGATGTcggaggtggaggtgaaAGCATCGCAGACGCTCTAATCACGCTGAAAAAAGATATCCAcgaaaagaaggaagcgGAAAACAAAGCCAAGGGGCCGTTGATGCTCGATAAACAAAATGCCGTGCCTTTACCCGACTTTGACGAAGAAAGAAAGGCACTTAAACAGATTGACGTTTCGAAGGGAGTAAGTATGAGCGTCATTGCGAGAATACTTTACAAGAGCGAAGACGAACGGTTGCTCTTTGCCGCTGCAAAGAATGTCAATGCGCACTTGGATAAGCTTAtcaaggaaggaaaagtGAGAAAAGATAGGGTAAGGATGTGCAGATTGATTGGCGACGAGATTGGAGATGTGGAAGAGATGGACGCATGGGAGTGGATAGGGGAGAAGGGAAAATCAGACTGA
- a CDS encoding uncharacterized protein (Similar to TIGR gene model, INSD accession AAW44617.1), with the protein MINIKLHGYPSQPLVNDHNRVGASHNGQTRPYVCTFGTCDKAFARKSDLARHYKIHTNDRAFVCTYRGCGKSFIQRSALTVHYRVHTGERPHHCETCNKAFADSSSLARHRRIHTGKRPYTCYAAGCGKPFARRNTLLKHFKRQHPQLPPPSTSAQRTTVRVPVQSLGPRSSTASLFSQQSLNSHEERYSASPSIAGAPHGFAAPHPPKGAAYSLYGGFPEQVLGVHQSTQQPIIFQGSGGIRPHFQQSLITSPISTSRPHFVGGHAAQTPTSPAHHERDKHSISPVPSMATKDFGLGQYASPLSAYPHASSYPLTRITSDSGIIWPKSILAPGKTRYEASQWSGGNVGGGFHASQLSVPHTPTHLSPSYPYHLPMQQRSATNPLPKTRKLYSPSCNDSDDERDEPLVSLSDAHPTFAIHPTQGTVDLPMSNVEVSSVSHMPNHGAQILFAPSQNGQHHSAPPAIQRFNSMPAVPTMSSWGQISEYQTQSAGDAKSADEEWEELEKEMLSREMSVGADNELSPVTEEEKTPKDGEPINYWGDPIAYPAHPDLQHRKNPFHSISSNFVHHMHISDPLPPIQIFSNQPHHMVLTPINPNGMYPTPITPGEEWAQRHIKPTTMLGQGHSQQHIDVKNKENGNEIAEHIALTTTPKHQGHREDERSVTAVGLGIANVHFTQSHVIDTDHASEMEMEDLESEESDATPEDDSDDEFVLGRKPRKNTKKGGMRKRGARTATKRRRSSR; encoded by the exons ATGATCAATATCAAACTCCACGGTTACCCTTCCCAACCC CTTGTCAATGACCATAACCGCGTTGGAGCGAGCCACAATGGTCAGACCCGACCTTACGTCTGCACTTTCGGTACTTGCGACAAGGCGTTTGCCAGAAAAAGTGATCTTGCAAGGCATTATAAGATTCATACCAATGACAG AGCCTTTGTCTGCACCTATCGCGGCTGCGGGAAGTCTTTCATCCAGCGATCGGCGCTGACAGTCCATTACCGCGTTCA TACCGGGGAACGACCTCACCATTGCGAGACCTGTAACAAGGCATTTGCTGACTCAAGCTCGCTTGCGCGACACAGGCGTATCCA CACCGGAAAACGCCCTTACACCTGCTACGCTGCTGGTTGCGGAAAACCTTTCGCTCGACGCAACACCTTGCTCAAACATTTCAAGCGGCAGCATCCACAACTACCTCCGCCTTCTACGTCTGCCCAGCGTACCACCGTTCGGGTGCCTGTTCAGTCTCTTGGGCCAAGATCCTCCACTGCGTCTCTGTTTTCCCAACAATCACTCAACTCCCACGAAGAGCGTTACTCCGCTAGTCCTTCCATTGCTGGTGCCCCCCACGGGTTCGCCGCTCCCCACCCGCCGAAGGGAGCGGCGTACTCCCTCTATGGCGGGTTCCCCGAACAGGTACTTGGAGTACATCAAAGTACCCAGCAGCCTATCATCTTCCAAGGATCTGGAGGTATCCGACCTCACTTCCAGCAATCCCTTATCACCTCCCCAATCTCTACTTCTAGACCCCACTTTGTAGGTGGGCATGCTGCACAGACGCCAACAAGCCCAGCGCATCATGAGCGAGACAAGCATAGTATTTCCCCAGTGCCTTCAATGGCAACGAAGGACTTCGGTTTAGGACAGTACGCCAGCCCGCTCTCCGCCTACCCGCATGCGAGCAGCTATCCACTCACGCGCATCACAAGCGATTCCGGGATAATCTGGCCCAAATCAATTTTAGCTCCCGGAAAAACTCGTTATGAAGCTTCTCAATGGAGCGGCGGCAACGTTGGGGGTGGCTTTCATGCCTCGCAGTTATCTGTTCCCCACACTCCAACCCACCTCTCTCCATCTTATCCCTATCATCTGCCTATGCAACAAAGGTCGGCCACCAATCCTCTTCCTAAGACTAGGAAACTGTATTCTCCTTCTTGTAATGATTCCGACGACGAGCGGGATGAGCCTCTCGTATCTCTTTCGGACGCCCATCCTACCTTTGCCATCCATCCTACCCAGGGGACTGTCGACTTGCCTATGTCCAACGTTGAAGTTTCCAGTGTTAGCCACATGCCGAATCATGGGGCCCAGATTTTGTTCGCTCCATCTCAGAATGGTCAACACCACAGCGCGCCTCCCGCTATTCAACGTTTCAACTCTATGCCGGCGGTACCAACTATGAGCTCCTGGGGCCAAATCTCTGAATATCAGACCCAAAGTGCCGGTGACGCCAAAAGCGCAGATGAGGAGTGGGAGGagctggagaaggagatgcTAAGTCGGGAGATGTCAGTAGGGGCTGACAACGAATTGAGTCCTGTTaccgaagaagagaaaacCCCCAAGGACGGTGAACCCATCAACTACTGGGGTGACCCCATTGCATATCCAGCGCATCCTGATCTGCAACATCGGAAGAATCCATTCCATTCAATCTCTTCCAACTTTGTTCATCACATGCACATCAGCGATCCTCTGCCTCCTATTCAGATATTTTCTAACCAACCCCACCACATGGTGCTCACTCCTATCAATCCCAATGGCATGTACCCCACCCCAATTACGCCTGGTGAAGAGTGGGCTCAACGTCACATCAAGCCTACTACAATGCTTGGCCAAGGTCATTCTCAGCAACACATTGACGTAAAGAACAAAGAAAATGGCAATGAAATCGCCGAGCATATTGCTCTTACTACGACTCCCAAACATCAGGGACATCGCGAGGATGAGCGATCCGTGACTGCCGTTGGCTTGGGGATCGCCAACGTTCATTTCACCCAGTCACACGTGATTGATACGGATCATGCGTCAGaaatggagatggaggaccttgaaagtgaagaaagTGATGCGACCCCAGAGGACGATAGCGACGATGAATTTGTACTGGGTAGAAAACCGAGAAAAAATACAAAGAAGGGCGGTATGAGGAAAAGGGGGGCTAGAACTGCCACCAAGAGAAGACGTTCGTCGCGTTAA
- a CDS encoding uncharacterized protein (Similar to TIGR gene model, INSD accession AAW44879.1), which translates to MPPSKTAKSAALKKRLSRRRIIATESDSDDESPVQATAPASSQQSVEEDSSVSAEELGSGGSDSSLTPAPSPIQVKRISAKTQAVPKAKDVEKEEEEGDTGDVAASVSDTAKGPATRTGRQTRARTRMSEVGSAENSEAPSTAPTPAPPAEDIDAFAAHKSTGKDLGNISSKKISLKVKVGGATATKITASVEDDIEGEREKPVMKMKNDMEKKNGKRTSGSVDEEGLEDAGLRRAKMKKVGKVKDDTKGTESDDEDEVKPKMDEEKKPTKIKKKSKRIVIDGENEDVASTPDPSMAEITTAPTPKPTSPARALSPVKTSKSNDKPPSSSKAESNSPVVESSTPSVPAPNAASGKPKPKPKAITKLEGTEVSHKKTPSAGSVNGTPQNKLLSAKKTPSGNIKRPSGSTTSTPTNSAPKVKPTALGGSLLAQTLNVLNSKQGKDEKEIAKGKEDKREKERKERGRFGWYDEWVLSASEQKEFDESRAKREAERKKRNAYGANMLNLQGGQDAFRIDNTQPSPAIFDRLDPKEINTRNDLPSQMLQKLLGF; encoded by the exons ATGCCTCCCTCCAAGACAGCCAAATCCGCGGCACTCAAAAAGAGACTATCAAGGCGACGCATCATAGCCACAGAGTCCGACTCTGATGACGAGAGTCCCGTCCAAGCGACTGCGCCAGCGTCATCCCAACAAAGTGTTGAGGAGGATTCAAGTGTCAGTGCTGAAGAACTTGGATCTGGAGGAAGTGACTCAAGCTTGACGCCTGCCCCGTCTCCCATACAAGTGAAAAGGATTTCAGCAAAGACCCAAGCTGTCCCTAAAGCCAAGGATgttgaaaaagaagaagaagaaggtgatACGGGGGACGTCGCAGCATCAGTATCTGATACGGCAAAGGGACCTGCAACGAGGACAGGCAGGCAAACAAGAGCTAGGACCAGAATGTCCGAAGTTGGATCAGCGGAAAACAGTGAAGCTCCGTCTACTGCTCCGACCCCTGCTCCTCCCGCGGAAGATATCGATGCCTTTGCTGCACATAAATCAACGGGGAAAGACTTGGGAAATATAAGTTCCAAGAAGATAAGTCTCAAGGTCAAGGTCGGGGGCGCCACAGCTACCAAGATAACGGCTTCTGTGGAAGATGATATAGAAGGTGAACGAGAGAAGCCTGTGATGAAAATGAAGAATGATATGGAGAAAAAAAATGGAAAGAGAACGTCTGGGAGCGTAGACGAAGAAGGTCTGGAGGATGCAGGTCTGAGACGAGCGAAGATGAAAAAGGTTGGGAAGGTAAAGGACGACACTAAAGGAACCGAAAgcgatgatgaggacgaaGTGAAACCGAAAATGGACGAAGAAAAAAAGCCGACCAAGATCAAGAAAAAGTCCAAGAGGATTGTTATCGATGGTGAGAACGAGGATGTTGCCTCGACTCCTGACCCTTCTATGGCCGAAATAACTACTGCGCCTACACCCAAACCAACTTCACCCGCCAGAGCTCTATCGCCAGTCAAAACTTCAAAGTCTAATGACAAACCGCCCTCGTCATCAAAAGCGGAGAGTAACTCCCCTGTTGTCGAATCTTCTACACCTTCTGTTCCTGCACCTAATGCAGCTTCAGGAAAGCCCAAGCCCAAACCCAAGGCCATAACTAAACTCGAAGGCACCGAAGTATCCCATAAAAAAACACCGTCCGCAGGATCGGTCAACGGTACTCCTCAAAACAAGCTATTGAGTGCGAAAAAGACACCATCAGGAAATATCAAACGTCCATCTGGAAGTACAACTAGTACGCCAACAAATTCCGCTCCCAAAGTTAAACCCACCGCGCTTGGTGGGAGTTTACTGGCTCAAACACTAAACGTGTTGAATTCCAAGCAGGGAAAGGACGAAAAAGAGATTGCTAAAGGCAAAGAAGAcaagagagagaaggagaggaaggaacGAGGGAGGTTTGGATGGTATGACGAATGGGTGCTGAG TGCCTCGGAGCAGAAGGAATTCGACGAAAGTCGTGCCAAGAGGGAAGCGGAAAGAAAGAAGCGCAATGCGTATGGA GCAAACATGTTAAATCTGCAAGGAGGCCAGGATGCATTCCGGATCGACAAC ACCCAACCCTCGCCTGCCATTTTTGATCGATTAGACCCGAAAGAAATCAACACAAGGAATGACTTGCCTTCCCAGATGTTACAGAAATTACTCGGATTTTGA
- a CDS encoding Uridine kinase, putative (Similar to TIGR gene model, INSD accession AAW44615.1) produces MEQTAGYRTPRPQQHSNYDPAQPQSKNQVLISHGRAPWYGPDGRNVEAYVVGIAGGSASGKTSVARAILSALNYIPTVLILSQDSFYNAHSPEEVEMAFKNDLDLDHPDAIDMTLFAQCIKDLKQGKATEIPVYSFHHHQRMPEKKYIYGASVIIVEGIMALQSAELRELYDLKVFVNCDSDLMLARRIKRDVKERGRDVEGILDQYLRFVKSSYDTFVQPSSRYADIIVPGSSNQLAIELLVSHIKRQLDSRSLRFRRVLADIGQNRNSSTPSVEKFDKQIVLLEQSNQLRGIMTILRDRTTYREEFIFHIDRLSTIIVEKALTLIPCEPRIVRTPNKNVYEGASQTKNLVGVSILRSGLPFSQGLRRVIRDVPIGGILIQSDPKTGEPLLLKSDLPHCVRSRETNGDVRCLLLDSQMGTGAAAMMAIRVLLDHGVSQDRIIFLTYLISRSASYSVLHAFPDIQIVTAAIDPGLDEVKIPYMPGSLMLGEAAGEGDFAVRLVDQLGHEEKKKGDDVKDLLKTDEELAADGFKMNVLKGIEELKFSRKHKRANSSTGEKRAWVISPGEYAIVIVVEGLAHQQ; encoded by the exons ATGGAACAAACAGCGGGGTATCGCACTCCAAGGCCGCAGCAACACTCCAACTATGACCCCGCGCAGCCTCAGAGCAAAAACCAGGTCTTGATATCCCACGGACGGGCTCCCTGGTACGGCCCTGATGGCAGGAATGTCGAGGCATATGTCGTGGGTATTGCCGGAGGCAGTGCATCGGGAAAG ACGTCTGTGGCACGTGCTATCCTTTCGGCCCTCAACTACATCCCCACGGTTCTTATCTTGTCCCAAGACTCATTTTACAATGCTCATTCCCCAGAGGAGGTCGAAATGGCTTTCAAAAATGACTTGGACCTTG ACCATCCCGATGCCATTGACATGACGCTGTTTGCTCAG TGCATCAAGGACCTGAAGCAAGGCAAAGCTACAGAG ATCCCGGTCTACTCtttccatcatcatc AACGTATGCCCGAAAAAAAATATATCTACGGTGCAAGTGTCATTATTGT GGAAGGAATCATGGCGCTTCAATCTGCAGAGTTGAGGGAATTGTACGACCTCAAAGTCTTTGTA AATTGTGATTCAGATCTCATGCTAGCAAGGCGTATAAAGCGAGATGTCAAGGAGCGAGGGCGTGATGTGGAAGGTATCCTCGACCAG TACTTGCGGTTCGTCAAAAGTAGCTATGATACTTTTGTCCAGCCTTCATCACGCTATGCCGATATT ATCGTTCCCGGGTCCTCAAATCAACTCGCCATCGAACTTCTTGTCTCGCATATCAAGCGCCAGCTTGATTCTCGTTCTCTTCGTTTCCGTAGAGTACTAGCCGATATCGGTCAAAACCGAAACAGCAGCACTCCTTCAGTGGAAAAGTTTGACAAGCAGATTGTTTTGCTTGAGCAAAGTAACCAGCTGAGA GGTATCATGACAATACTTCGAGATCGCACCACTTATCGAGAGGAGTTCATCTTCCATATCGATCGCTTATCAACCATTATCGTGGAGAAAGCCCTTACACTTATTCCGTGTGAGCCTAGGATTGTAAGAACACCGAATAAGAATGTCTACGAAGGTGCTTCTCAGACTAAA AACCTTGTGGGAGTCTCCATTCTCCGTTCTGGTCTTCCGTTCTCTCAAGGTCTTCGCCGAGTTATCCGCGATGTGCCTATCGGTGGTATACTCATCCAGTCTGATCCCAAGACTGGTGAGCCACTGTTATTGAAAAGCGATCTTCCTCATTGCGTGAGGTCGCGAGAGACAAATGGAGATGTCAGGTGTTTGCTGTTGGATTCGCAGATGGGTACGGGGGCGGCTGCTA TGATGGCCATCCGCGTGCTCCTTGACCATGGCGTTTCGCAGGATCGTATCATATTCCTCACATATCTTATTTCACGCTCGGCCTCATATTCTGTCCTCCACGCATTCCCTGATATTCAAATCGTCACTGCAGCCATCGACCCTGGTCTGGACGAGGTGAAAATCCCCTACATGCCAGGAAGTCTTATGTTGGGCGAGGCGGCTGGCGAGGGTGATTTCGCTGTAAGGTTAGTCGACCAGTTAGGACatgaagagaaaaagaaggggGATGATGTAAAAGATCTGTTGAAGACGGATGAAGAACTGGCTGCGGATGGTTTCAAGATGAACGTCTTGAAGGGCATAGAGGAACTGAAATTTTCTAGAAAGCATAAAAGGGCCAATTCATCGACAGGAGAGAAAAGGGCATGGGTCATTTCCCCAGGTGAGTATGCTATTGTTATCGTTGTTGAAGGCCTCGCTCATCAGCAGTAA